The Acidimicrobiales bacterium region GCGTCCAAAAGCCCTCGTCTGCGACGACGATCCCATGATCCGCCGTCTCGTGCGCGAAGTGGCGGAACGCTGTGGTTACGACATCCTCGCCGGGGTCGACAACGCCGTCGACGCACTGTCGCTCGTGATGGAGCATCGACCCGAAGTGCTCGTGCTCGACCTCGCGCTGCCCGGCATGGGTGGCGAAGAGGTCATCGCCGCGCTCCACGACCAGCCGGGCACGACGGTGATCGTGCACTCGGCGCACGATCCGCGCTTCGCCGTCAAGGCCGGCGCCCGCACGTTCGTCTCCAAAGGCAACGTCGCGCTGCTGGAGAAGACGCTGCTCAAGGTGCGCGGCGCCGAAATCTCTGCCTGAGAGACCACACCCGCACTCTGACGGAGATCCTTGTCGTACGTCATAGGCTTTGAGCCCTATGGCCTACGTCTTCGCGTTTGATCACAAGCACCGCAAGCCCCCGATGTCGCTCAAGGACCTCCTCGGCGGCAAGGGCGCAAACTTGGCGGAGATGACGTCGGTACTGAACCTGCCGGTCCCGCCCGGGTTCACCATCACGACCGACGCTTGCCGGGCGTACATGCACAGCGGCTGGCCAACGGGCCTCGACGCCGAGATCGCCAAGGCCGTCGCCAAGCTCGAGAAGCAGATGGGCAAGCGCATCGGCGACCCGGTCGACCCGCTGCTCGTGTCCGTGCGCTCGGGCGCCAAGTTCTCGATGCCCGGCATGATGGACACCGTCCTCAACCTCGGGCTCAACGATCTGTCGGTCGACGGGCTGGCCAAGCAGACCGACGACGAGCGGTTCGCCTACGACTCGTACCGCCGCTTCATCTCGATGTACGGCCGCATCGTTCTCGACATCTCGGGTGAACCGTTCGAGCGCCTGCTCGACACGGCCAAGGAGTGGGACGGCGTCACGTCCGACTCGGCGATCAGCGCCGACACGCTGCGGCGGCTGTGCGAGCGCTACAAGGACGTCGTCAAGCAGGAGACGGGCAAGCCGTTCCCGCAGACGCCCGAGGCGCAGCTGCGCGGCGCCATCGAAGCCGTGTTCCGCTCGTGGAACGGCGCCCGCGCCATCGCCTATCGCGACCGCGAGCACATCAGCCACGAACTCGGCACGGCCGTCAACGTGCAGGCGATGGTCTTCGGCAACCGCGACGACGACTCCGGCACGGGCGTGGGATTCACCCGCGATCCCGCCACCGGCGCGCCCGGCGCCTACGGCGACTTCCTCGTCAACGCCCAGGGCGAAGACGTCGTGGCCGGCATCCGCAACACCGAGCCGCTGAGCGCGATGGCCAAGCATTTCCCGGCGATCCACAAGGAGCTGCTGGCGATCTTCGACCGGCTCGAGAAGCACTACCGCGACATGTGCGACACCGAGTTCACCATCGATCAGGGCAAGCTCTACATGCTCCAGACCCGCGTCGGAAAGCGCACCGGCGCCGCCGCGCTCCGCATGGCCGTCGACATGGTGGGCCAGAAGGGCAGCTGGAAGATCAGCAAGGAAGAGGCCGTGTCGCGCGTCACCGCCGACCACCTCGACTCCGTGCTCCACGCCCAGTTCCAGCAGACGGATCTGCCCGTGATCGCCACCGGTTTGGGCGCCTCGCCCGGCGCGGCTGTCGGTCACGCGTACTTCTCGGCCGACGACGCCGCCGCCGCGGCCGCCAAGGGCCACCGCGTGGTGCTGGTGCGCACCGAGACGTCGCCCGAAGACGTCCACGGCATGATCGTGGCCGAGGGCATCCTCACCTCGCGCGGTGGGTTGGTCTCGCACGCCGCGGTCGTGGCCCGCGGATGGGGTAAGCCCGCCGTCGTCGGCGCCGAGGCGCTCAAGATCGGTCCCAAGTCCTTCACCGTCGGCGGCGTCACCGTCAACGAGGGCGACGTCATCTCGATCGACGGCGGCGACGGCCGCGTCATCAAGGGCGAGGTCGGCGTCACCCAGGGCGAGCCGCCCGCCGAATTCAAGACGTTGCTCAGCTGGGCGGATCAGATCCGCAAGGGCAAGGTCGGCGTGCGGGCCAATGCCGACACCGGCGCCGACGCCGCCGTGGCGCGTCAGTTCGGCGCCGAAGGCATCGGTCTGTGCCGCACCGAGCACATGTTCCTCGCCGAGGACCGCCTGCCCGTCGTGCGCCGCATGATTCTCGCCGACACGCCCGACGAGGAAGCCGCCGCGCTCGAAGAACTGCGCCAGGCGCAGAAGGCCGACTTCGTCGAGATCCTCGAGGCGATGGACGGCCTGCCCGTCACCGTGCGGCTGCTGGACCCGCCCCTGCACGAGTTCCTCCCCAAGACGGAGGACCTGCTGATCAAACAGGCCACGAGCGGGCTCAGCGCCGAAGAAGAACGCTTGCTCGAAGCCGCCGAGGAGTGGAAAGAGTTCAACCCGATGCTCGGCACCCGCGGCGTGCGCCTGGGCGTCGTGAAGCCCGGCCTCTATGCCATGCAGGTGCGGGCGCTTATGGAAGCGGCGGCCGAGCGCGCCAAGGCCGGCGGCAAGCCCGTCGTCGAGGTGATGATCCCACTGACGGTGAGCGGTCCCGAGCTGGCCCTCGCCCGCTCGTGGGTCGAAGAGGCGATCGCCGAGTTCGCCAGTTCGGAAAAGGCTGGGAAGAAGATCAACGTCATCATCGGCACCATGATCGAGACGCCGCGCGCCGCGCTGCGCGCCGAGGAGATCGCGCAGCACGCCGACTTCTTCAGCTTCGGCACCAACGACCTCACGCAGATGACCTTCGGGTTCTCCCGTGACGACGTCGAGGGCCGCATGATGACCGCCTACCTCGACCAGGGTCTCCTGCCGCGCAACCCGTTCGACACCCTCGACCAGGCGGGTGTGGGAGAGCTCGTCTCGCTCGGCGCCAAGCGGGGCCGCAAGACCAAGCCCGCGCTCAAGCTCGGTGTGTGCGGCGAGCACGGTGGTGATCCCGAGTCGATCGAGTTCTTCGTGAACCAGGCGGCGCTCGACTACGTCAGCTGCTCGCCCTACCGCGTCCCGATCGCCCGCTTGGCGGCCGCGCAAGCAGTGGTCGGTACCTCAGGCCAGACAAAGTGAGTCCGGCAGCGCGGCGTCTCGGATTCCAGCCCGAGGACGTCGGGCTGCTCGTCGACGTCAGCGATCCGCGGGTGTCACCCGACGGGGCGACGGTGGCCTACGTCGTCACCACGATCCACCTCGACGCCAACGAATACCGGTCGCGCATCTGGCTCGTCGGTACCGACGGGCTGAGCGAACCGCGTCCGTTCACTTCGGGCGCGGCGCGCGATCGGGTTCCGCGGTGGTCGCCCGACGGCGCGCGGCTCGCCTTCGTCAGCCACCGCGAGGAGGGCGGCAGCCAGCTCTACACCCTGCCCGTCTTCGGTGGCGGCGAAGCGGTGTGCCTCGCATCGTCGCCCGAGGAGATCGACGACGTCGCCTGGTCGCCTGACGGCGCCACCGTGGCGTTCGGCGCGCGTCAGGGCGACACCGAGCGCGCCGCCAAGGTGAAGGCCAAGGACCAACCGCCGCGGCGCATCCGCCACCTGTATTACAAGTCCGACGGCGCCGGCTACGTCCTCGATCGGCCACGGGCCATCTTCACCGTGCCCGCCGACGGGACGACGAAACCCGAGCGATTGACCGACGGGCCCTGGGGCGACTCGGGGTTGGCGTGGTCGCCCGACGGCAAGTGGATCGCGTTCGCGTCGGCGCGCCACGACACCTGGGACATCGATCGCGCCGTCGACCTGTGGCGCGTGCGCGCCGACGGGTCGGCAGCCGCCGAACAGCTCACCGAGACGGGGTTCAACTTCGGGCGCCCGGCGTACTCGCCCGACGGCTCGGACCTGGCCTTTGTCGGCGCGCCCACCGGTGTGCTGCCGGCCAACAGCCAGGTGGGCGTGCTCGAGGTGTCGACCGGTGACGTGACGATTCTCACTCCGTCGCTCGACCGTCACTGTCTGCCCTACCTCTGGGGCGCGCGCGAGCCGGCGTGGGACGGCGAGTACTTGTGGTTCACCGCCGAGGACCGCGGCAACCAGCCGCTGTACCGGGTGCACGCCGACCCCGACGAGGACGACCCGCCGGGTCCCGAGTTGATGGTCGACGGCGATCGCATCGTGAGCGGCTTCGACGTGCGCAACGGTGTCACCGCTTTCGTGTGGGGATCGCCGACGACGCAGTTCGAGTTGTCGGTGCTCGTCGACGGCGTGGAGAAGCAACTCACCCGCCACGGCGAGCGCCTGCTGACGCTGCGCCAGATCCAGGAACCCGAGGCGTACACGGCGACGTCGAAGGACAAGACGAAGGTGCCGTGCTGGGTCATCCCGCCCGTCGGCGCCAAGGCCGGCAAGAAGTATCCGACGCTGCTGCACATCCACGGCGGCCCGTTCACGCAGTACGGCAACAAGCTGTTCGACGAGTTCCAGGTCGCGGCCGGTGCCGGATACGCGGTGATCTACTGCAACCCCCGTGGCTCGTCGGGCTACGGCGAAGCGTGGGGACGCGCCGTGCGCGGCCGAAACGCGCCGGTCGAGCCCGGAACCGGGTGGGGCAGTGTCGACTACGAAGACGTGATGGCGGCCGTCGACGCCGCGGTCAAGCAGTTCGACTTCGTCGACGGCGATCGCCTCGGCGTGCTCGGTGGTTCGTACGGCGGTTACATGACGTCTTGGATCGTCGGCCACAGCAAGAAGTTCAAGGCGGCGGTTTCTGAGCGCTCGGCGAACAACCTGGCGCTGATGGAGGGCAACTCCGACATCGCCACCGCGTTCTTCGGCTACCACGGCAAGTCGGTGACGGACGACCGTGATGAGTACATCCGCCAGTCGCCGACGACGTACCTCGACAAGATCACGACGCCGCTTTTGATCATGCACTCCGACGACGACTGGCGCTGCCCCATCGCGCAGGCCGAAGAGCTCTTCGCCGGCCTGCGCTGGCTCGGCCGCGACGTCGAGATGGTGCGCTTCCCGGGTGAGGGCCACGAGATGTCACGGTCGGGGGCACCGCGCCACCGCGTCCAGCGCTTCGAGATCGTGCTGGAGTGGTTCGACCGCTACCTGAAGTAGGGCGCACACCCCGGCGGTAGCCTCACAGGCGGATGGGCATCCTGGCGGAGGACATAGCGCGGGTACGCGAGGCGACCGACTTCGTCGCCGTGGCGTCCGAGCGCATGGCGTTGCGCAAGGTTGGAACGCGGTGGACCGGTCTGTGCCCCTTCCATGCCGAGAAGTCGCCGTCGTTCTCGATCAACCAGGAGTTGCGCGTCTACCACTGCTTCGGCTGCCAGGCGTCGGGCGACGTCATCACGTTCGTGCGCGAGACCGAACATCTCGACTTCGCGGCGGCCGTGGAGAAGCTGGCGGCGAAGGCCGGCATCCAGCTGCGCTACGACAGCGGCGGCAACGACGGGGAGGGCCGCAAGAAGCGCGACGCGCTCTACGCCGCCATGGAGAAGGCGGTCGCCTACTACCACGAGCAACTGCTGACGAGCCCCGACGCCCGCAAGGCCCGCGACTACCTCAAGGAGCGCGGCTACAACTCCAAGATCGCCGCCCAGTTCAACATCGGCTGGGCGCCCGACGCGTGGGACAAGTTGGCGCGTCACCTCAAGATCACCGACAAGGAACTCACCGACACCGGCCTCGGCTTCGTCAACCGCGCCGGCAAGCAACAGGACTTCTTCCGGGCGCGCGTCGTGTTCCCGATCTACGACACGTCGGGCCGGCCGGTCGCCTTCGGCGGGCGTGTCCTACCGGGCTCGAGCGATCCGGCGAAGTACAAGAACTCGTCGGAGACGCCGATCTACTCCAAGCGCCGCATCCTCTACGGGCTCAACTGGGCCAAAGAGGACGCGGTCAAGAGCGGCGAGATCGTGGTGTGCGAGGGCTACACCGACGTGATCGCCTTCTACCTCGCCGGGGCGCCGCGCGCCGTCGCCACCTGTGGCACGGCGGTCACCGAGGAGCACCTGCGCACCCTGCGCGTGTTCGCGCCGCGCATCGTGCTGGCCTACGACGCCGACGCCGCCGGCCAGGCCGCGGCCGAGCGCTTCTACGCCTGGGAGCGCGACCTCGACTTGTCGCTGCACGTGCTGGCGTTGCCCAAGGGCGCCGATCCCGCCGACCTGGCGCGGCGCGATCCCGCGGCGTTGCGCCAAGCGCTGAGGGATGCCCGCTCGTTCCTCGATTTCCGCGTGCAGCGCGTTCTCGACGCCAGTGACCTTCGCAGCCCCGAGGGTCGAGCGAAGGCGGCGGAAGGCGCGCTCGAAATGGTTGCCGAGCACCCAAACGAAACCACTCAGGGCATCTACATCGGAAAGATCGCACAGCAACTCGAGATCCCCGAACCCGTGCTTCTTGCAAGCTTCAAACGACGCGGCTCGAAGATGGTCGTACCGCCAGTGAAGCCGCGTGTCGTCATCGAAGGCCCCGAGACCGAAGCGCTCAAGGTGGCGATCCATCGCCCCGAAGCCGTCGCCGGCAAGCTGCACGAGGTGCTCTTCACCGATCAGGCGCACCACGACGCATTCCTGGCGCTGGCCACGGGCGCGCCCCTCCACGAGGCGATCGAGCAGGCACCGCCCGAGGCCGCGGCGCTGCTGCGTCGCTTGGCGGTCGACGACGTCGACGCCGATCCCGACGACGTGCTCGCCGGTCTCGTGCGCGTCGCCGCCGACGCCGCGGCGGCCCGGCTCAACAAGTCCCTGGCGCAGGGCGCGGACTACGCCGAGGTCGCGCCGACCATCGCGTGGCTCAAGCAGACCCGCGAACAGCTCCAGGACGACGAACTCCGTTCAGAGGCGACCGTGGCATTGGTAGCGTGGCTGGCGCACGTTGCCGAACCGGCTGAGGACGAAAGGGGGGAGGACGAATGAGCGACGCATCCATGCCCGTTCCGTCCTTCCCGCTCGACATCCCCGCCGACGAGGTCGAGGCGCTGCTGGCGTTGGCCCGGGTGAAGGGCGTGCTGTCGTCGGAGGACTTGGTCAGCGCCCTCAAGGACGTCGAGCTCACGCCCGAGCTGATCAACGGCGTCGTGGAGTGGGTCACGAGCGCCGGCATCCGCTACGAGGACATCGACGCCGTCGATCGCGCCAGCGCCCAGGACGTCCTCACCGAGGAACCGGCGCCCGCCAACGACGCCGTCGTGCGCCAGCTGCGCGTCGACCGCCCCAAGAAGCCGCGGGCGCCGCGCGCGGCGCGGGGGAGCGCGGCCGACGTCCCCTACGACGACGGGCGCGGCGGCGCCGGCGACCCGGTGCGCATGTACCTCAAGGAGATCGGCAAGTTCCCGCTGATCACCGGCGAGGAGGAAGTGCGCCTGGCCCAGCGCATCGAGGCGGGCCTCGCCGCCCACACGCAACTGGCCGAACTCGACGAGAAGTACGGCGACCGCGCGTCGATCCCGACCGAGGAGCGCCGGCCGCTCGAGCGCACCGTCGCCGACGGCCTCGTCGCCAAAGGTCAGCTCACCAACGCCAACCTGCGCTTGGTGGTGTCGATCGCCAAGCGCTACCGCAAGGGTGCGATGCAGTTCCTCGACCTGATCCAGGAGGGGAACATCGGCCTGATGCGCGCCGTCGACAAGTTCGACTGGACCAAGGGCTTCAAGTTCTCGACGTATGCCACGTGGTGGATCCGCCAGTCGATCACCCGCGCCATCGCCGATCAGGGCCGCACCATCCGCATCCCGGTGCACATGGTCGAGACGATCAACAAGGTCCTGCGGGTGCAGCGCCAGATGCTCCAAGAGCTGGGTCGCGAGCCGACGATCGAGGAGCTGGCGACCAAGCTCGAGGACATGTCGCCTGAGAAGGTGCGCGACATCCTCAAGATCAACCAGGACACGGTCTCGCTCGAACAGCCCGTGGGCGACGAGGACGACTTCTCGCTGTCCGACACGATCTCCGACGACTCGGCCGAAGTCCCCGCCGACTACGCCACCCGCATGATGCTGACCGCCGCGGTCACCGAAGCTCTCGACCAGCTGTCGGACCGCGAGCGCGACATCATCAAGCTGCGCTTCGGCCTCGACGGTGGCGAGATGCGCACCCTCGAAGAAGTGGGCCGCGAGTTCGGCGTCACCCGCGAGCGCGTCCGCCAGATCGAGTCGAAGACCCTCGCCAAGCTGCGCCACCCCATCCGGTCCCAGGGCCTGCGCGGCTTCCTCGAAGAGGAGTAAGCATCGTTCTGTGAAGGATCGCATGCCCTATGGGCGGAAAATCCTTCACAGAAGTGGGGTCTTGCTAAATTGCAACCTCCCTTCCGGGGTGGCGCAATCGGCAGCGCGGTTGACTGTTAATCAATAGGTTCTGGGTTCGAGTCCCAGCCCCGGAGCTCAAATTCGTAGAGTGCCTCGCAAAGCGGGGCGGTAGCTCAGTTGGTTAGAGCAGAGGACTCATAATCCTTGGGTCGCAGGTTCGAGCCCTGCCCGCCCCACCTGTACCCTTTCCCTCACCATGGGTTGGTGTCACGAGTTCGGTCCGCAGATCGCTGAGACCTGCGAACACCCGATGACCGCGTATGCGGACCACTGCGAATGCACGGTCTGCGGCACGGTGTGCACGGGTCGGTTCGCCGGATGCGGTGCCGTGTGGGCCCGCGGTCCGCGGGAGGTGTCGGTCAACGCGCCGCGCCTGATCCGTGAGGACGCGCCCAAAATCGAGTCCGAACGGTGGCGGTTGCCGCTCGAGGCGGTGGCGTCGTCGCTGGGTCTGCCGTCGATTCCCGAGGCCGAGCCCGAGCCCGTGCCCACCACCGAGCCCGCGCTGTCGCTCGTGCTGGACACGCCGGCGTTCGACACGGCATCCGACACCGCCGAACCGGATCCGGAGCACGCCGACGCGTCCGAGCCGCCCGCGGCCACGTTGACGAGTCTCGAAACGCCCGACGTGACGGCGCGCTACGCCGTCGCCCAGCTGAGCGAGCTCAACGCTCGTGTCGCCGGCCTCACCGAGGACACGCTCGGCCGCACCGAAGAAGCGCTGACCAAGGTCGCCATGCAACTCGAGCGTCTGGCCTCGCAGCGCGAGATCGACCTCACCGAGCAGGCCGCCGGGATCTTCGGCGCGGTGCAGGCGGGCGCCGACGCCCTCGCCGAGTTCAGCCAGAAGGTCGGCGAGGTCACCGAGGACCTGCGTCTGATCCTCACCGACGCCCTCAAGGCCATCGGTGGCACCGACGGCCTCGCCGCGTGGGTGGCCGCCAGCGCCGCCGAGGTGACCGAAACGCGCGAGGAGTTCCTCGCCTCCCTCGGGCGGATCGAGCGCGACATCACGCTGCTGCGCCGTCGCGCCAACGCGGAGGCGAAGGAAGCCAAGTCGCCCAAGCCGGCCAAGCTCGACGACGACCAGCTGACGCTCATCGTCGACGCCGTGACCGACGCCGTGCTCGCCGCCCTCGAACATAACGGCGGCCGGCGCCGCCGCTAGCCCGGCGGTCTTACCCGTCCAGCCAGACGGGCGCGTTCTCGAGCAAGTGGTTCGAGACCGCAAGGCAGCGGTCGAGCACGCCGCACAGCAACTCCTCGCCGCCGAAGATCTTCGCCAGCGACAGCAGTTGCTTGGCCACCACCGTCAAACGGCGTTCGGCCGCATCGGTGGCCGACGGGATCGAGTCGATCGCCGAGACCTCAACCGGCAACTCGATTCCGCCGACGCCGGCGAGGTCGATGGCGAGGCGCAGCAGGTCGGGACCGTGCGGCAGCGGCGGGAGCGACCACGTGAAGGTCAGCGGGAAGTAGAACTCGTCGGGGGGTTGCGCGTCCTCGTCGTCGTCGTCGAGGGCCATGACGGCGTCCTCGAACGCGAGCATGACGCGGGGATCGAGTTCGAGGGCGAGGTGCAGGTCGACGGGGCCGCCGCAGCCCGCCTCGGGGTGCAGTTCGACTTCCCATGCCTGGCGCAGCGAGTACGTCTCGACGAAGTGCCGCTCGTCGTGCACGTGGAAGCCGTGGTCCACGGCATGGTCCTTGAGTTCGGCCACGAATCCCGGCACGTCGATGACAGCCATCAGCAAGCGCCTCCGGCGCTGGCCGATGACTCGGCCGCAGTACCCGTTGGTTCGCTCGCAGGCTCGCTCACGACCCAGATCGTACGCTGGCGGCCCCGTGACGAATGAAGCGCTCCTGCAACTGCTCGACGAGGCCGCCGACGCGGTCAAGCGCGCCGTCGCCGACCTGACCGACTGGGGTCTCGCCGGCACCCGTGCCGGCCAGTACAAATGCGACCTCGCCGCCGACGCCGCGGTGCTCGACGTGCTGGCGAAAGGCAACGTCGGGGTGTTGAGCGAGGAGAGCGGGCTCACCGACGCCGACCGCGCCATCGTCGTCGTCGTCGACCCCATCGACGGATCGACGAACGCTGCCGCCGGCTTGCCGTGGTTCGCTACCAGCCTGTGCGCCGTCGACGGCGACGGCCCGCTCGCCGCCGTGGTCGTCAACCAGGCAACCGGCACCCGGTACCGGGCGACGCGGGGCGGCGGGGCGACCGTCGACGGTCAGCCCACCCGGCCGCTGCGCGCCCCCGAACTGGCCGACGCGTTCGTCGGCCTGTCGGGGCTGCCCGACCACTGGCTCGGTTGGCGGCAGTACCGCTGCCTCGGTGCGGCCGCGCTCGACATCTGCGCCGTGGCCGCCGGCGTGCTCGACGCCTTCATCGACTGCACGCCGCGTCCCGCGCACGGCGCCTGGGACTACATGGGGGCGCTGCTCGTGTGTCAGGAGGCAGGCGCGGTGGTTGCCGACCGCTACGGCGAGGACCTCGTCGTGCTCGACCACGACGCCCGTCGCTCGCCGATCGCTGCCTCGTCACAGGCCCTGCTCCAACAATGCATAAATTCCCTGAATAAATGATTGACGGAATCACGCACATGTGATTGAGTCGGACATCCCCGGAATTTGCTGTCTTCGGGGCCGCCGCGCCCGACCTAACCAAACCATCACGAGGTAACCAATTCCAATGCTCACTTGGACGATCTGCGCAATTGCAACGGCGACGTACGCCGATGCCACGCGCACGCGCGTCTTCGTGATGCCGTCCATGGGAGACCACAAGGTCAATCTCAAGGATGGTGCCGGCCTCAGGGGAGTCCGAAGTTCTGGGTAAGCAACCCGCAACTTCGTTAGGACCCTCAGAGGCCACCGGGAAATCCCGGTGGTCTCTTTGTTTTCCAGCGACGAATCCAAATGGGGGAGTACGGATGTACGAACAATCGCAACAATGGACAGAACCTGAGGCGCCCACCGTCCCGAAGTGCCAGGACGGCGCAGCCACCATGGTTGGCCTGTTCTTCTCGGAACAACTCGACGACATCGCCACCGCCAAGGCCATCTGCAACACCTGCGCGCTGCAGGAGCGCTGCCTCGACGGTGCCCTCGCCCGGCGCGAGCCGTGGGGCGTGTGGGGTGGTCAGCTGTTCTTCAACGGCAAGGTCCTCGCGTTCAAGCGGAAACGAGGCCGGCCGCGCAAGGACGAACAGGTTCCGCTCACCGCGTAGGTCGGGCCGAATGAAGCGCTCTAGCCAGCTTTCCGGGCTCTGGCAGCCGCCAGGGCCTGGAGCTGGCGCAGGTTCGACGGCGTCGCGGGATGACGCAGCTTCGTCATCGCCTTCGCCTCGATCTGCCGGATGCGCTCGCGCGTCACCTTGAAGCGCTCGCCGAGTTCCTCGAGCGTGCGCGGCTCGTCGCCGTCGAGACCGAAGCGCAACTCGAGCACCTCCCGCTCGCGCGGGTGCAGCGTCGCCAACGCGATGTGGAGGTGCATGCGGTCGTCGTCCTGCTCGGCCTCGAAGAAGCCCTTCTCCGATTCCGGATCGGCGACCGTGTCGATCAGCTCGCGGTCCTCGTCCTGGGCGAGCGACAGCGACAGCGGGTCGGGCGTGATGCGCTCGGCCGCCGCCACCGCTAGCTCGGTCATGCCGGTGGATTCTGCGATCTCCTGGCGCGTCGGCTCCTTGCCGGTTGCCTCGCGCAAGGAATTGCGCGCCCGCTCGACCGCCGCTGCGGCGTCACCGACACGTGTCGGCACGCGAATCGTCCGGCTCTTCTCGGCGATGGCGCGGCCGATGGCCTGTCGGATCCACCACGTGGCGTACGTCGAGAACTTGTAGCCCTTGGTGTGGTCGAACTTCTCGACGGCGCGGATCAGCCCGAGGTTGCCTTCCTGCACGAGATCGAGCAGTGGCATACCGGCGCGCTGGTAACGCTTGGCGATGTTCACCACCAGGCGCAGGTTCGACACGATGAAGGCCTGCTTGGCGTCGTCGCCGGCGCGCACTGTCTGGCGCAACCGCCGCTTCTCCGCCGGGGTGAGGGTCGGGCTCTCCAGCGCGGTGATCGCGACCTGGCCCTCCGCGATGAGCGTCGCCAGGCGGACTTCGTCGGCGGCGGTCAACAGTTGGTGCGCGGCGATTTCGCGCAGGTAGCGACCCACCAGGTCGTCTGCCGCGTCACCCTCTCCTCGCGCCATCGCGAAACGGTACCGGCGGCGTCGGCAAGTTTAGGGGATGCAATTTTCGGGCAACAACAGCGGGGGCAATGAAGGAGCCGGGAAAAGTT contains the following coding sequences:
- a CDS encoding sigma-70 family RNA polymerase sigma factor, which encodes MARGEGDAADDLVGRYLREIAAHQLLTAADEVRLATLIAEGQVAITALESPTLTPAEKRRLRQTVRAGDDAKQAFIVSNLRLVVNIAKRYQRAGMPLLDLVQEGNLGLIRAVEKFDHTKGYKFSTYATWWIRQAIGRAIAEKSRTIRVPTRVGDAAAAVERARNSLREATGKEPTRQEIAESTGMTELAVAAAERITPDPLSLSLAQDEDRELIDTVADPESEKGFFEAEQDDDRMHLHIALATLHPREREVLELRFGLDGDEPRTLEELGERFKVTRERIRQIEAKAMTKLRHPATPSNLRQLQALAAARARKAG